CTACCCGGACGCCGCGCTGGCGTCGTCGATGGCGGCAGAAGACATGGTGCTGACGCACGCCATCCATACCAGCGGCGCGCCGATCGAAATCTTTACGTTGGACACCGGACGGCTGCATGCCGAAACCGTCGCGATGCTCGACGTCATCGAACGCCGCTACGGGCGTCGTCCCACGGTTTATCGGCCCCAGCCCGACGCGGTACAGGCCCACGTCGCCGCCCATGGAGCCTTTGCGTTCTACGAAAGCCAGGCGTTGCGCAAGGCCTGTTGCCATATCCGCAAGGTCGAGCCGCTGACACGGGCGCTGGCGGGGCGGGGCGCATGGATCACCGGTCAGCGGCGCGCTCAGGCCGCGACACGGGGCAACCTGCCGGAGGAGGAGCACGATGCCACCTTCGGTCTGTACAAGTTCAATCCGCTGGCCGCATGGACCGAGGACGACGTCTGGAACGCGATCCGCACGCTGGACATTCCCTACAACCCCCTGCACGACCGCGGCTATCCGTCCATCGGCTGCGAACCCTGTACCCGTGCGATCCGGCCAGGCGAGGATGTGCGCGCCGGCCGATGGTGGTGGGAATCCTCCGATAGCAAGGAATGCGGGCTGCACGCCGGCAACCGCACCGTGGCCCAGGCCTGATCTCCGGGCCAGTCCCTATCCCAAGCAAACCGAGAAGCGACATGTCTACCGTTCATACCCGCAGCCACCTGGATTGGCTGGAGTCTGAAGCCGTTTTCATCCTGCGCGAGGTCGCCGCCGAGTGCGAAAAGCCGGTGCTGCTGTTTTCCGGCGGCAAGGACTCCTGCGTGCTGCTGCGTCTGGCCGAAAAGGCCTTCCGGCCGGCGAAGTTTCCCTTTCCGCTCATGCACATCGACACGGGCCACAACTTCCCGGAGGTGATCCAGTTCCGCGACGCGCGCGCCGCCGAGCTGGGCGAGGACCTGATCGTACGCAGCGTGGAAGACTCCATCGCGCGCGGGACCGTCAGCCTGCGCAAGGAAACCGATTCGCGCAATGCGGCGCAGGCGGTGACGCTTCTGGAAGCCATCGCGGAGTTCGGTTTCGATGCGTGCATCGGCGGCGCCCGGCGCGATGAAGAAAAGGCGCGCGCGAAGGAGCGCATCTTTTCCTTCCGCGACGAGTTCGGGCAATGGGATCCCAAGAGCCAGCGCCCGGAAGTCTGGAGCCTGTACAACACCCGCGTTCACCGCGGCGAGAACATGCGCGTATTTCCCATTTCCAACTGGACCGAGCTGGACGTGTGGCAATACATCGAGCGCGAGAATCTGGCGTTGCCGTCGATCTACTATGCGCACCGGCGCGAGGTCGTGCGCCGTCGCGGCCTGCTGGTGCCCGTCACGCCCCTGACGCCGCCGCAGCCGGGCGAACAGGTTGAGACCTTGTCCGTGCGCTTCCGCACGGTGGGCGATATTTCGTGCACGTGCCCGGTCGCATCCGAAGCCGCGGACAACGCGGCCATCATCGCCGAAACGGCCCTGAGCGACGTCACTGAGCGCGGCGCGACCCGCATGGACGACCAGACCTCGGAAGCATCGATGGAACGGCGCAAGAAAGAAGGTTATTTCTGAGCGCCAGGGAGCAAGCATGAACGCAGTCAGCGAATCTTTCCTTCCGGCGGGCGAGACCGCCGTCATCCGGCTCATCACGGCCGGCTCCGTGGACGACGGCAAGTCGACCCTGATCGGCAGGCTGCTCTACGACAGCAAAAGCGTGTTCGCCGACCAGCTCGATGCGATCGGCCGCGCGAAGTACAAGCGGGTGGCGGGCGACGGCATCGACTTCGCACTGCTGACGGACGGCCTGGAAGCCGAGCGGGAGCAGGGCATCACCATCGACGTTGCCTACCGCTACTTCGCCACCCCGCGGCGCAAGTTCATCATCGCCGACGCGCCGGGCCATGAGCAGTACACGCGCAACATGGTGACTGGTGCCTCGACGGCCGATGTCGCGGTCATCCTGATCGACGCAACGCGCGCGGCCGACGGGCGCCTGTTGCCGCAGACCAAGCGCCATAGCACCATCGCGCGTCTGCTTGGGATCCGCCACATCGTCGTCGCCATCAACAAGATGGACCTGGTGGACTGGGACCGGGCGGTGTTCGAGCGCATCCGCGGCGCGTACGCCGACCTGGCGCGCCGTATCGGCATCGAGCGCTTCCACGCTTTGCCGATGTCGGCGCTGAACGGGGACAACGTGGTCTCGTCTTCGCCTCGATCGCCGTGGTACGACGGCGGGCCGCTGCTCGCACTGCTGGAGTCGCTGGATCCCGTGCAGCGCGATGATGGCGCGCCGCTGCGTTTTCCGGTGCAGTGGGTCGTGCGCCATGATGGCAGCAGTGCGAAGGATTTCAGGGGGTATGCCGGCCGTATTGCAAGCGGGACGTTGCGTCCTGGCGACGAGATCGTGGTGCAACCTTCCGGCGTTGCCGCGCGTGTTGCCGAAATCCGCGCCCACGAGCGCGTGCTGTCGCATGCCGAGGCGGGGGACTCCGTCGTCGTCGTGCTCGACCGGGACGTCGATGTGTCGCGCGGGGACGTGCTGTCGCACGCGGCGGCTCCGGCCAGCGTCGGCAAGAATTTCGAGGCGGAGATCTGCTGGCTCGATACGCAGCCGCTGAACCCGGCGCGCAAGTATCTGCTCAAGCACGGTACCCGCCTGACCACGGCCGTGGTGCGCGAGGTGGCGACACGCCGCGATATTCACGAACTGCGGGAAGTGGAGGGCGATGTCGGCACGCTGTCGATGAACGATATCGGCAAGGTACGCATCGCCA
The sequence above is a segment of the Bordetella genomosp. 9 genome. Coding sequences within it:
- a CDS encoding phosphoadenylyl-sulfate reductase, which translates into the protein MNSTEPDSAVASAVATRWAELLRVLADIAARYPDAALASSMAAEDMVLTHAIHTSGAPIEIFTLDTGRLHAETVAMLDVIERRYGRRPTVYRPQPDAVQAHVAAHGAFAFYESQALRKACCHIRKVEPLTRALAGRGAWITGQRRAQAATRGNLPEEEHDATFGLYKFNPLAAWTEDDVWNAIRTLDIPYNPLHDRGYPSIGCEPCTRAIRPGEDVRAGRWWWESSDSKECGLHAGNRTVAQA
- the cysD gene encoding sulfate adenylyltransferase subunit CysD, translated to MSTVHTRSHLDWLESEAVFILREVAAECEKPVLLFSGGKDSCVLLRLAEKAFRPAKFPFPLMHIDTGHNFPEVIQFRDARAAELGEDLIVRSVEDSIARGTVSLRKETDSRNAAQAVTLLEAIAEFGFDACIGGARRDEEKARAKERIFSFRDEFGQWDPKSQRPEVWSLYNTRVHRGENMRVFPISNWTELDVWQYIERENLALPSIYYAHRREVVRRRGLLVPVTPLTPPQPGEQVETLSVRFRTVGDISCTCPVASEAADNAAIIAETALSDVTERGATRMDDQTSEASMERRKKEGYF
- a CDS encoding sulfate adenylyltransferase subunit 1, which encodes MNAVSESFLPAGETAVIRLITAGSVDDGKSTLIGRLLYDSKSVFADQLDAIGRAKYKRVAGDGIDFALLTDGLEAEREQGITIDVAYRYFATPRRKFIIADAPGHEQYTRNMVTGASTADVAVILIDATRAADGRLLPQTKRHSTIARLLGIRHIVVAINKMDLVDWDRAVFERIRGAYADLARRIGIERFHALPMSALNGDNVVSSSPRSPWYDGGPLLALLESLDPVQRDDGAPLRFPVQWVVRHDGSSAKDFRGYAGRIASGTLRPGDEIVVQPSGVAARVAEIRAHERVLSHAEAGDSVVVVLDRDVDVSRGDVLSHAAAPASVGKNFEAEICWLDTQPLNPARKYLLKHGTRLTTAVVREVATRRDIHELREVEGDVGTLSMNDIGKVRIATRDPLAMDPYDEVAATGAFILIDAATHQTAAAGMLR